In Streptococcus respiraculi, one DNA window encodes the following:
- a CDS encoding ATP-binding cassette domain-containing protein: MLQITHLTMTHEKDLTALVSDLSLVVNKGDKVALIGEEGNGKSSLLKWMMNPASVSSYIQFSGQSQRDFGPYSYIPQQLPQELERLSLNDYFLGPSDIELDYAALYRNAKELQFDSDRFADTQLLSDLSGGEKLKIQFIKELAKETDMLFLDEPSNDLDLSTLKWLEHFICHTPKTVVFVSHDEAFLSQTATKIVHLERIKKRQVARTSVQTLNYASYAQEREDQFQRQLKQARNERLEHQKKLERHHRIHQSVEHTVRNTHDATAGRLAAKKMKAVLAQEKRYEKEAATMAEIPTQEDHIHLYFSEIETLPAHKPIIELVDYSLQVGQTILIPSVDFRFYAQEKIGIIGNNGAGKSSLLKQIYRMLKKQASYSIGYMPQNYPDLLDMSLSPLQFLTSSPDKKEEERFLSHLASLQFTREEARHPISSLSGGQQAKLLLLKMVLEASPVLLLDEPTRNFSPASQPQVRQLFAEFPGAILTISHNRTFLKEVCDKIYQLDKNGLTEIRKDNL; the protein is encoded by the coding sequence ATGCTACAGATTACACACTTAACTATGACTCATGAAAAAGATTTGACTGCCTTGGTCTCTGATCTGTCTCTAGTGGTGAATAAGGGAGACAAGGTCGCATTGATTGGTGAAGAGGGCAATGGCAAATCCAGTCTTCTCAAATGGATGATGAATCCTGCATCGGTCAGTTCATACATCCAGTTTAGTGGACAAAGCCAGCGGGATTTTGGGCCATACAGCTATATCCCTCAACAGCTGCCACAGGAACTGGAAAGGCTATCTCTAAATGACTATTTTTTGGGGCCGAGTGATATCGAGCTGGACTATGCGGCTCTCTACCGCAATGCTAAGGAATTACAGTTTGACAGCGATCGTTTCGCAGATACGCAACTGCTTTCAGACCTGTCTGGTGGGGAAAAATTAAAAATCCAGTTCATCAAAGAATTAGCCAAAGAAACAGATATGCTCTTTCTCGATGAGCCGTCCAACGATTTGGACTTGTCCACTCTCAAGTGGCTGGAACACTTCATTTGCCACACACCAAAAACGGTCGTCTTTGTTTCCCATGATGAGGCTTTTTTGAGTCAAACTGCCACCAAAATCGTTCATTTGGAACGCATCAAAAAACGCCAAGTAGCACGGACAAGCGTTCAAACGCTAAATTACGCTAGCTACGCCCAAGAGCGAGAAGACCAGTTTCAGCGTCAGCTAAAGCAAGCACGCAACGAACGTTTGGAACATCAAAAGAAACTGGAGCGCCACCACCGCATTCACCAAAGTGTCGAACACACTGTCAGAAATACCCATGATGCGACCGCAGGACGACTGGCTGCCAAAAAGATGAAAGCTGTTCTTGCTCAAGAAAAACGCTATGAAAAAGAAGCAGCTACTATGGCAGAGATTCCGACTCAGGAAGATCACATTCACTTATATTTTAGCGAGATAGAGACCTTGCCCGCCCACAAACCCATTATCGAACTAGTTGACTATTCTCTTCAAGTAGGACAGACTATCTTAATTCCGAGTGTGGATTTCCGCTTTTATGCCCAAGAAAAAATCGGAATCATCGGAAACAATGGAGCTGGAAAATCGAGTCTCCTCAAACAAATCTATCGTATGTTAAAAAAACAGGCTAGTTATTCGATTGGCTATATGCCCCAAAATTATCCAGACCTGCTAGATATGAGCTTGTCTCCGCTCCAATTTTTGACGTCTTCTCCTGATAAAAAAGAGGAGGAACGGTTTCTCTCTCATCTAGCTAGTCTGCAATTTACTCGAGAAGAGGCTCGCCATCCCATTTCCTCTCTATCTGGTGGTCAACAGGCGAAGCTATTGCTACTAAAAATGGTCTTGGAGGCTAGTCCAGTCTTGTTACTCGATGAGCCAACGCGGAATTTTTCACCGGCTTCACAACCTCAAGTCAGACAGCTCTTTGCCGAGTTCCCTGGAGCAATCCTCACCATATCCCACAACCGAACCTTTCTCAAAGAAGTTTGTGATAAGATCTATCAACTAGATAAAAATGGTTTGACAGAGATCCGCAAGGACAACCTATAA
- a CDS encoding putative immunity protein, translating to MATVVKIKIEDVSELRKKLDSLYDNSSQKEIAQWSLKIAQRVLEKYAPSYVTNQIILDGFSMNRNWQQDINIKMYDVRQAGFAIHRLAKAQESEIIRTALRVVGQACASAHMKEHGMVASDYAIKCCNIVYPNDQETVKRERIWQIKELKNICDKTLIS from the coding sequence TTGGCTACTGTTGTAAAAATAAAAATTGAAGATGTGTCAGAATTGCGAAAAAAACTGGATAGTTTATACGATAACTCATCACAGAAAGAAATTGCTCAATGGTCATTAAAGATTGCACAACGTGTACTAGAGAAATATGCTCCTTCTTACGTAACGAATCAAATTATATTAGATGGATTTAGTATGAATCGTAACTGGCAACAGGACATCAATATAAAGATGTATGATGTCAGACAAGCAGGATTTGCTATTCATAGGCTTGCAAAAGCCCAAGAAAGTGAAATAATTCGTACAGCTTTGCGAGTAGTTGGTCAAGCCTGTGCATCTGCACATATGAAAGAACATGGAATGGTCGCATCTGATTATGCTATAAAATGTTGTAACATAGTCTATCCAAACGATCAAGAGACCGTTAAGAGAGAACGGATATGGCAAATTAAAGAGTTAAAAAATATATGCGATAAGACTTTAATATCTTAA
- the ldcB gene encoding LD-carboxypeptidase LdcB/DacB: MFMKIRSVLFGLSILALVACGQAKEKHADETSTASSSQVLSESSASSSEVAQQETPAPANSEEKKADFNGTYYSVQGKYGEVIIVNKKHPLSSDYAPGENPEAVSAFREIVAKMHSLGYDVSTTNYSGFRSYETQANLYQSYVANDGKENADRYSARAGYSEHQTGLAYDILDSSGALLTEPSATKWLAEHAHEYGFIVRYLAGKEDSTGYMAESWHIRYIGKEADDIYQSGQTLEEYFGVPGGGYEN, encoded by the coding sequence ATTTTTATGAAAATACGGTCTGTTTTATTTGGTCTTTCGATACTTGCCTTAGTTGCTTGTGGTCAAGCAAAGGAGAAGCACGCAGACGAGACAAGCACTGCTTCTTCGTCCCAAGTCTTGAGTGAGAGCAGCGCATCATCTAGTGAGGTAGCTCAACAAGAAACACCAGCACCAGCGAATTCAGAGGAGAAAAAGGCTGATTTCAACGGTACTTATTATAGCGTTCAGGGCAAATATGGCGAGGTTATCATTGTCAATAAAAAACATCCCCTCTCAAGCGACTATGCACCGGGAGAAAATCCTGAAGCCGTGTCTGCCTTTCGTGAGATTGTAGCCAAGATGCACTCACTGGGTTACGATGTCTCAACGACCAACTACAGCGGTTTTCGCTCCTACGAGACCCAGGCGAACCTCTACCAATCCTATGTCGCAAATGACGGAAAGGAAAATGCAGATCGTTATTCCGCAAGAGCAGGCTACAGCGAGCACCAAACAGGCTTAGCCTACGATATTTTAGACAGTAGTGGGGCTCTTCTAACAGAGCCTAGTGCGACCAAATGGCTGGCAGAACATGCCCATGAGTACGGCTTCATCGTCCGCTATTTAGCAGGCAAGGAGGACAGCACAGGTTACATGGCTGAATCCTGGCACATCCGCTATATCGGCAAAGAAGCCGACGACATCTACCAGTCCGGTCAAACGTTGGAAGAATACTTCGGCGTGCCGGGTGGAGGATATGAAAATTAA
- the obgE gene encoding GTPase ObgE has translation MSMFLDTAKIKVKAGKGGDGMVAFRREKYVPNGGPWGGDGGRGGNVVFVVDEGLRTLMDFRYNRQFKADSGEKGMTKGMHGRGAEDLLVRVPQGTTVRDAETGKVITDLVEHGQEFIVAHGGRGGRGNIRFATPKNPAPEISENGEPGEERQLELELKVLADVGLVGFPSVGKSTLLSVITAAKPKIGAYHFTTIVPNLGMVRTKSGESFAVADLPGLIEGASQGVGLGTQFLRHIERTRVILHVLDMSASEGRDPYEDYLAINHELETYNLRLMERPQIIVANKMDMPDSEENLKVFKQKLAANYDEFDELPQIFPISGLAHQGLENLLEATAELLDKTPEFLLYDETDFEAEEAYYGFNPDEPEFDISRADDASWILSGEKLERLFTMTNFDRDESVMKFARQLRGMGVDEALRARGAKDGDIVRIGTFEFEFVD, from the coding sequence ATGAGTATGTTTTTAGATACAGCCAAGATTAAGGTTAAGGCTGGTAAGGGCGGAGATGGTATGGTAGCCTTTCGCCGTGAAAAATATGTCCCAAATGGTGGCCCGTGGGGCGGAGATGGCGGCCGTGGTGGTAACGTTGTTTTTGTGGTTGACGAAGGATTGCGAACCCTTATGGATTTCCGCTATAATCGCCAATTTAAGGCTGATTCTGGTGAAAAAGGCATGACCAAGGGGATGCATGGTCGTGGGGCAGAAGATCTACTCGTTCGCGTACCACAGGGAACGACTGTTCGAGATGCGGAAACGGGCAAGGTCATTACAGACTTGGTAGAACATGGTCAAGAGTTTATCGTAGCTCATGGCGGTCGAGGTGGTCGCGGCAATATTCGCTTTGCAACACCTAAAAATCCTGCGCCCGAAATCTCTGAAAATGGTGAACCAGGAGAAGAACGCCAGCTTGAATTAGAATTAAAAGTCTTAGCTGATGTAGGTTTGGTCGGTTTTCCGTCTGTTGGAAAATCTACTTTACTCAGCGTGATTACTGCAGCAAAACCTAAAATTGGTGCCTACCATTTTACAACCATTGTTCCAAATCTAGGCATGGTCCGTACCAAATCAGGTGAATCTTTTGCAGTAGCTGATTTACCGGGCTTGATTGAGGGAGCGAGCCAAGGTGTGGGACTGGGAACTCAGTTCCTCCGCCATATCGAACGCACACGAGTCATCCTGCACGTTCTTGATATGTCAGCTAGTGAGGGACGCGATCCATATGAAGATTATCTTGCCATCAACCACGAGCTTGAGACCTATAATCTTCGCCTTATGGAACGTCCACAGATTATCGTAGCCAACAAAATGGATATGCCAGATTCGGAAGAAAACTTGAAGGTATTCAAGCAAAAATTAGCAGCTAACTATGATGAGTTTGATGAACTGCCTCAAATTTTTCCGATTTCTGGGCTAGCACATCAAGGTCTAGAAAATCTGTTAGAAGCAACGGCTGAATTGCTTGATAAGACTCCAGAATTCCTTTTATATGACGAAACAGACTTTGAAGCAGAAGAAGCCTACTATGGCTTTAATCCAGACGAACCAGAATTTGACATTAGCCGTGCGGACGATGCTAGCTGGATTCTATCTGGTGAGAAACTGGAAAGACTCTTTACAATGACTAACTTTGATCGTGATGAGTCTGTCATGAAGTTTGCTCGCCAATTGCGTGGTATGGGAGTCGATGAAGCTCTCCGTGCTCGTGGTGCTAAGGATGGCGATATTGTCCGAATCGGCACATTTGAGTTTGAGTTTGTGGATTAA
- a CDS encoding YjjG family noncanonical pyrimidine nucleotidase, which yields MYYKFLLFDLDHTLLDFAAGEEVALTQFLEAMEVTDMVTFKAYYKPMNQAMWKDLEQGKISKPDLINTRFARAFAHFGREVDGREMALLYQEYISQQGQTFEGAVELLQQLKELGYELYGATNGVTYIQENRLANSPIQPFFKKIFISEQMGTKKPEALFYKQIAEQITGFTKERALMIGDSLTADVQGGNNAGIDTVWYNPEVLDNLTNAQPTYQVKNYQELLALLQEKKA from the coding sequence TTGTATTATAAATTTCTACTATTTGACCTTGACCATACCTTGTTGGATTTTGCAGCAGGGGAGGAAGTGGCCTTAACCCAGTTTTTAGAAGCTATGGAAGTAACAGATATGGTGACCTTTAAAGCCTATTATAAACCGATGAATCAGGCTATGTGGAAGGATCTGGAGCAGGGGAAAATCAGCAAACCAGATCTTATCAATACGCGCTTTGCGCGTGCTTTTGCCCATTTTGGCCGTGAGGTAGATGGCCGAGAAATGGCACTCCTTTACCAAGAGTATATCAGTCAGCAGGGGCAGACCTTTGAGGGAGCTGTTGAGTTGCTCCAGCAGCTGAAAGAGCTGGGCTATGAGCTGTACGGCGCGACTAATGGTGTGACCTACATTCAGGAAAATCGGCTTGCAAATTCACCGATTCAGCCCTTTTTCAAGAAAATTTTTATCTCTGAGCAAATGGGGACCAAAAAGCCTGAGGCTCTCTTTTATAAACAAATAGCAGAGCAGATTACAGGTTTTACAAAAGAAAGAGCCTTGATGATTGGAGATAGTTTGACAGCAGATGTTCAGGGTGGCAACAATGCAGGAATTGATACCGTCTGGTACAATCCAGAAGTGCTAGATAATCTTACCAATGCCCAGCCGACCTATCAAGTTAAAAATTACCAAGAGTTGCTAGCTTTATTGCAGGAAAAGAAAGCATAG
- a CDS encoding PaaI family thioesterase, with product MEDKSLHEIRVFENFEMVSSEKGHVVVTTEVVEKSLNYYGFAHGGYLFTLCDQISGLVAISTGADAVTLQSSINYLKSGKLGDTLVIDGRCVHDGRTTKVVDVTVTNQKQEEIVKATFTMFVTGEHEHSVKK from the coding sequence ATGGAAGATAAATCCCTACATGAAATTCGTGTTTTTGAAAATTTTGAAATGGTATCATCTGAAAAAGGTCATGTGGTTGTGACGACCGAAGTAGTGGAAAAGTCCTTGAATTACTACGGCTTTGCCCACGGTGGCTACCTCTTTACCCTTTGTGATCAGATTAGTGGCTTGGTTGCGATTTCGACAGGGGCTGACGCTGTTACGCTTCAATCCAGCATCAATTATCTCAAGTCAGGTAAACTAGGAGATACCCTTGTCATTGATGGTAGATGTGTTCATGACGGCAGGACCACCAAGGTGGTCGATGTGACCGTGACCAATCAAAAGCAGGAAGAAATCGTCAAAGCAACCTTTACCATGTTTGTTACAGGTGAGCATGAACATTCAGTTAAAAAATAG
- a CDS encoding DUF4044 domain-containing protein, giving the protein MAFGEEKHKKNTFEKITLIIVVVMVLATLAGLILPAISAIR; this is encoded by the coding sequence ATGGCATTTGGAGAGGAAAAACACAAGAAAAATACATTTGAAAAAATCACCCTGATCATCGTAGTAGTGATGGTTTTGGCAACACTAGCTGGACTGATTTTACCAGCAATTAGTGCCATTAGGTAA
- a CDS encoding alpha/beta hydrolase fold domain-containing protein, protein MLKEDLTIFEYRMEKEIKYADMIKHERLTGKSEKISYFTKEAGYVDGYIYRPSNYTGAATLPIIFNFHGGGMVLGYCEQDGKYCQYLADEVGAAVINVDYPVAPEYKYPLPIVSSFSFLKQVVANSFKYNLDYNSVSVMGHSAGGYISAALAILASKDESIDFKCMIVDYAVLRQDKNPEFRKTIDPNKAIPVSRMQQYYNWYFGPDADPSDWLASPCNAPGEIFPSTFVIIAEYDALAEEEEEFYNNLLNAGIKVKKKVYLDCMHGFTHDCFNEFNQKQSRIAWKDMVEFLKSSIKS, encoded by the coding sequence ATGTTGAAAGAAGATCTGACAATTTTTGAATATCGAATGGAGAAGGAAATCAAATATGCTGATATGATAAAACATGAGAGACTGACTGGCAAATCAGAAAAAATTTCATATTTTACAAAAGAAGCTGGTTATGTAGATGGGTACATTTACAGACCTTCTAATTATACTGGAGCAGCCACTCTTCCCATTATCTTTAATTTTCATGGAGGTGGAATGGTATTAGGCTATTGTGAGCAGGATGGGAAATACTGTCAGTATCTTGCTGATGAAGTTGGAGCGGCAGTCATAAATGTTGATTATCCTGTCGCACCAGAATATAAGTATCCATTACCAATTGTATCCAGCTTTAGTTTTCTGAAGCAAGTTGTGGCTAACTCATTCAAGTACAATTTGGATTACAACTCAGTATCAGTGATGGGACATAGTGCCGGTGGTTATATTTCTGCAGCACTAGCTATTCTAGCCTCAAAAGATGAATCAATTGATTTTAAATGCATGATTGTTGACTATGCTGTCTTACGTCAGGATAAGAATCCAGAATTCCGAAAGACGATTGATCCGAACAAGGCAATACCAGTATCACGAATGCAACAGTATTATAATTGGTACTTTGGACCAGATGCAGATCCGTCAGATTGGTTAGCAAGCCCTTGTAATGCTCCTGGTGAGATATTTCCGTCTACGTTTGTTATTATTGCGGAATATGATGCACTAGCTGAAGAAGAGGAAGAATTTTATAATAATCTATTGAATGCAGGGATTAAAGTCAAAAAAAAAGTTTATCTAGATTGCATGCATGGTTTTACACATGATTGTTTCAATGAATTTAATCAGAAACAATCTAGGATTGCTTGGAAAGATATGGTAGAATTTTTAAAAAGTTCAATCAAATCATAG
- a CDS encoding alpha/beta hydrolase, whose protein sequence is MLHDKVYLNTNKTAFVEVYSLDSDISYKVHKKRPAMIICPGGAYLISAIKEGEAVASQFLSQGYSCFVLRYSTFLKDRESLSSECPNIDERAHYPHQILQLLETIHLIHENADEWNIDTDVIFATGFSAGAHIVGTVATRWNDPYFTEKLTFIPNGNELKLAGCVLGYPMLEGPLLEHPNVELRAQSKLMELCLYGHTDPTISEKEGIELIRFISADTSPIFAWHTTGDEVTSARLTTDFISEVQKYDIDAEYHLFSGGQHGLSLSNKLYAKNDSEINSRIGLWLPLVYNWLDYIREELD, encoded by the coding sequence ATGCTTCATGACAAGGTATATTTAAATACGAATAAAACGGCTTTTGTAGAAGTGTATTCACTTGATTCGGATATTTCATATAAAGTTCACAAAAAGCGACCAGCTATGATTATTTGCCCAGGAGGTGCCTACCTTATTTCAGCAATTAAAGAAGGAGAAGCAGTCGCCTCTCAATTTCTTTCACAGGGGTATTCTTGCTTTGTGCTGAGATATTCAACTTTCTTAAAAGATAGAGAAAGTCTAAGTAGTGAATGTCCTAATATTGATGAGAGAGCCCATTATCCACATCAAATTTTACAGTTACTAGAAACAATACATTTGATTCATGAGAATGCAGATGAATGGAACATCGATACGGATGTTATCTTTGCGACAGGTTTCTCAGCAGGAGCGCATATTGTTGGTACTGTCGCAACGAGGTGGAACGACCCCTATTTTACCGAGAAACTAACTTTTATACCTAACGGTAATGAATTAAAATTGGCAGGATGTGTTTTAGGTTATCCAATGCTTGAAGGTCCATTATTAGAGCATCCAAATGTTGAATTACGAGCCCAATCTAAATTGATGGAGTTATGTTTGTATGGACATACAGATCCTACGATTAGTGAAAAGGAAGGAATTGAGCTTATACGGTTTATTTCCGCAGACACCTCGCCAATTTTTGCTTGGCATACGACTGGTGATGAGGTGACATCTGCAAGACTGACGACAGATTTTATTTCAGAAGTACAAAAATATGATATTGACGCTGAATATCATCTCTTCAGTGGTGGTCAACATGGATTGTCCCTTAGTAATAAATTATACGCTAAAAATGACTCAGAGATTAACAGTCGCATTGGATTATGGCTTCCATTAGTCTACAACTGGCTTGATTATATTAGAGAGGAACTCGATTAA
- the uvrC gene encoding excinuclease ABC subunit UvrC: protein MNDLIRHKLELLPDSPGCYLHKNQYGKIIYVGKAKNLRNRVRSYFRGSHDTKTTALVSEIADFEFIVTESNIEALLLEINLIQENKPRYNIMLKDDKSYPFIKISNERHPRLMITRQVRKDGGQYFGPYPDVGAANQTLKLLERLYPFRKCKLPENKYCLYYHLGQCLAHGEHLPSREDYAQMATEVSQFLTGHDDKIVHQLQEKMQVAADNWEFEKAAEYRDILQSISTLRTKQRVMAKDLQDRDVFGYYVEKGWMCVQVFFVRQGKLIERNVNLFPYYNEAEEDFLTYLGQFYRNQQHLIPKEVLIPQDIDEEAVKSLVAAKIVKPQRGEKKQLLQLATKNARVSLQQKFNLLEKNLEKTQGAIENIGQLLGIPTPVRIEAFDNSNIMGTSPVSAMVVFENGVPNKKEYRKYKIKTVEGPDDYASMREVLYRRYSRVQKEGLTPPDLIIIDGGQGQVNVAKEVIEQELGLSIPIAGLQKNDKHQTHEMLFGNPLQVIPLSRNSQEFFLLQRIQDEVHRFAITFHRQVRSKNSFSSKLDNIEGLGPKRKQTLLKHFKSLTKIQEASLQEIAEAGVPYKVAQAVKEKLNEQDQR, encoded by the coding sequence ATGAACGATTTGATAAGACACAAACTAGAATTACTTCCAGATAGCCCGGGGTGTTATCTACATAAGAATCAATACGGTAAGATTATCTACGTTGGTAAGGCGAAAAATCTGCGCAATCGTGTTCGCTCTTATTTTCGTGGGAGCCATGATACCAAGACAACGGCCTTGGTATCAGAAATTGCGGATTTCGAGTTTATCGTAACCGAGTCCAATATCGAAGCCCTGCTCTTAGAAATCAATCTGATTCAGGAAAACAAGCCACGTTACAATATCATGCTCAAGGACGATAAGTCTTATCCCTTTATCAAGATTAGTAATGAGCGACATCCAAGACTGATGATTACCCGTCAGGTTCGTAAGGACGGTGGGCAGTATTTTGGTCCTTATCCAGATGTAGGAGCTGCTAATCAAACCTTGAAGCTTCTTGAGCGCCTATATCCATTTCGAAAATGCAAGTTGCCAGAAAACAAATACTGTCTGTATTACCACTTGGGTCAATGTTTGGCACATGGTGAGCACCTGCCTAGTCGAGAGGATTATGCCCAAATGGCAACCGAAGTCAGCCAATTTTTGACAGGCCATGATGACAAGATAGTTCACCAGCTTCAGGAAAAAATGCAGGTTGCAGCAGACAATTGGGAATTTGAAAAAGCTGCCGAATACCGTGATATTCTCCAGTCTATTTCAACTTTACGCACCAAGCAGCGGGTCATGGCCAAGGATTTACAGGACAGAGATGTGTTTGGCTATTATGTGGAAAAAGGTTGGATGTGTGTACAGGTCTTTTTTGTCCGTCAAGGAAAACTGATTGAGCGCAATGTTAACCTCTTTCCGTATTACAATGAGGCTGAAGAGGATTTCTTGACCTATCTGGGGCAATTCTATCGAAATCAACAGCATTTAATTCCAAAAGAAGTACTGATTCCACAGGATATTGATGAAGAAGCAGTTAAAAGTCTTGTTGCTGCTAAGATTGTCAAACCTCAGCGTGGAGAGAAGAAACAGCTTCTCCAACTTGCGACTAAGAATGCGCGTGTCAGCTTGCAGCAGAAATTTAATCTCCTAGAAAAAAATCTGGAAAAAACGCAAGGCGCAATTGAGAACATTGGCCAGTTGCTCGGTATACCGACACCTGTTCGTATCGAGGCATTTGATAATTCCAATATCATGGGAACCAGTCCAGTTTCTGCCATGGTCGTTTTTGAAAATGGTGTTCCCAATAAAAAAGAATACCGTAAGTACAAAATCAAAACGGTCGAAGGACCAGACGATTATGCTTCCATGCGAGAAGTGCTCTATCGCCGTTATAGTCGTGTCCAAAAAGAGGGCTTAACACCGCCAGATTTGATTATTATTGATGGTGGTCAAGGTCAGGTCAATGTGGCAAAAGAAGTCATTGAACAAGAACTTGGTCTGAGTATTCCGATTGCTGGGTTGCAAAAAAATGATAAGCACCAGACACACGAGATGCTTTTTGGGAATCCTTTACAGGTTATTCCCCTTTCTCGGAATTCACAGGAATTTTTCCTCTTGCAACGGATTCAAGATGAGGTACACCGTTTTGCTATCACCTTCCATAGGCAGGTTCGGTCAAAGAATTCCTTCTCATCCAAACTGGATAACATTGAAGGACTTGGACCAAAGCGTAAACAAACTCTATTGAAACACTTTAAATCCTTGACAAAAATTCAAGAAGCTAGTTTGCAGGAGATTGCTGAAGCAGGTGTTCCTTATAAAGTAGCCCAAGCGGTAAAAGAAAAGCTAAATGAGCAAGATCAGCGTTGA